From Verrucomicrobiia bacterium, one genomic window encodes:
- the trpS gene encoding tryptophan--tRNA ligase: MRILTGIQPSGALHLGNFFGAMRPAIELQDQGEAFYFIANYHSMTSLTDAAKRRQYTLDVALDFMACGLDPKKCVFWRQSDVPEVTELAWMLTTVAPMGLLERCTSYKDKAAKLAEGDLGAVNHGLFAYPVLMAADILLFDSNIVPVGKDQKQHLEVARDLAMKFNHIYGQTFVIPEPRIREEVAVVPGLDGQKMSKSYGNTIELFGEEKATKKRIMGIVMDSRTPQEPKPDADKNIAVQLLKLVAPADVAKDYEERLRAGGMGYGDLKKGLFEHYWNYFAAARAKRAELAANQDYVEQVLKEGSAKARETATKVLAKAKLACGLD, from the coding sequence ATGCGAATTTTGACGGGTATCCAGCCTTCGGGCGCGTTGCACCTCGGGAATTTCTTCGGGGCCATGCGCCCGGCCATCGAGCTGCAAGATCAGGGCGAGGCGTTCTATTTCATTGCGAACTACCATTCCATGACGTCCCTGACGGATGCGGCGAAGCGTCGGCAGTACACGCTCGATGTGGCGCTGGACTTCATGGCTTGCGGACTCGATCCGAAGAAGTGCGTCTTCTGGCGGCAATCGGATGTGCCGGAGGTGACTGAACTGGCGTGGATGCTTACCACCGTGGCACCAATGGGACTTTTGGAGCGCTGCACGAGCTATAAGGATAAGGCAGCCAAGCTAGCCGAAGGCGACTTGGGTGCGGTGAATCATGGCTTGTTCGCTTATCCGGTACTGATGGCGGCTGACATCCTTTTGTTCGACTCCAATATCGTGCCAGTGGGCAAAGATCAGAAGCAACATCTGGAAGTGGCACGTGATCTGGCGATGAAGTTCAATCACATTTACGGACAGACCTTCGTGATCCCCGAGCCCCGTATCCGCGAGGAAGTGGCGGTGGTGCCAGGTCTCGATGGCCAGAAGATGAGCAAGAGCTACGGCAACACGATTGAGCTGTTCGGCGAGGAGAAGGCGACGAAGAAGCGCATCATGGGCATCGTGATGGACAGCCGCACGCCGCAGGAACCGAAGCCTGATGCAGACAAAAACATCGCGGTCCAGTTACTGAAGCTCGTCGCCCCGGCGGATGTGGCGAAGGATTATGAAGAGCGTTTGCGCGCGGGTGGAATGGGCTATGGCGATTTGAAGAAAGGTCTGTTCGAGCATTACTGGAATTATTTCGCAGCAGCGCGTGCGAAACGCGCAGAGCTGGCGGCGAATCAGGATTATGTGGAACAGGTCTTGAAAGAAGGTTCTGCGAAAGCCCGTGAAACTGCTACGAAGGTGCTGGCCAAGGCCAAGCTGGCGTGTGGATTGGACTGA
- a CDS encoding GDP-L-fucose synthase: MAKDARIYVAGHRGLAGSAIWRELERQGFTHITGRTHGELDLMDTEAVTRFYEQEKPEYVFIAAARVGGIKFNSEYPAWFLYENLQIQNNLIHGAYKAGVKKLLFLGSSCIYPKHSPQPMKEEHLLTGPLEPTNEWYAIAKIAGLKMCAAYRRQYGCDFISVMPTNLYGPNDNYDFDKSHVLPALIRRMHEAKVNKAETVTCWGSGSPLREFLYSDDLGNACVFLMENYAEEQFINVGSGIEITIKQLTELVAKVVGYDGKILWDTNKPDGMPRKLMDGSKLFTLGWKPTIQMEEGVKLAYQDYLKKFGAK, encoded by the coding sequence ATCGCCAAAGACGCCCGTATCTATGTGGCCGGTCATCGGGGACTGGCAGGAAGCGCCATCTGGCGGGAGCTGGAGCGGCAAGGGTTCACGCATATCACCGGCCGTACGCATGGGGAGCTGGACCTTATGGACACAGAAGCCGTCACACGCTTTTACGAGCAGGAGAAGCCGGAGTATGTGTTCATCGCGGCGGCGCGCGTGGGCGGCATCAAGTTCAACAGCGAGTATCCCGCGTGGTTCCTCTACGAGAATCTGCAGATCCAGAACAACCTCATCCATGGTGCTTACAAAGCGGGGGTGAAGAAGCTGCTGTTCCTCGGCAGTTCATGCATCTACCCGAAGCACTCGCCGCAGCCGATGAAGGAAGAGCATCTGCTCACTGGGCCCCTGGAGCCGACGAATGAGTGGTATGCCATCGCGAAGATCGCAGGCCTGAAGATGTGCGCAGCGTATCGCCGCCAGTACGGATGCGATTTCATCAGCGTGATGCCGACAAATCTGTACGGGCCGAATGACAATTACGATTTCGACAAGTCGCACGTCCTACCCGCGCTCATCCGCCGCATGCATGAGGCCAAGGTAAACAAGGCCGAGACGGTGACGTGCTGGGGATCAGGTTCACCCTTGCGTGAATTCCTTTACTCGGATGACTTGGGCAATGCCTGCGTGTTCCTCATGGAGAATTATGCGGAGGAACAATTCATCAATGTTGGCTCGGGCATCGAGATCACCATCAAGCAGCTGACAGAGCTGGTGGCGAAGGTGGTGGGCTACGATGGAAAGATTCTCTGGGACACGAACAAGCCCGATGGCATGCCGCGCAAGCTGATGGATGGCAGCAAGCTCTTCACGCTGGGCTGGAAGCCGACGATCCAGATGGAAGAGG